In Candidatus Flexicrinis affinis, the following proteins share a genomic window:
- a CDS encoding MFS transporter — MTAETPRPGLTVDRWLPIFALTFVDVLGLTIILPLLHLYAAVFGASPLEVLLTAAAFPLAQLVGVPVMGALSDRFGRKPLLIISQITTCISFVMLGLAQSLTMVVISRVFDGLFGANLATAQAAMADITDDSTRAQGLGVTGAAFGFGFLLGPAIAIASLEAVDSLALPAFIAAAYSFISILITVFAFKETLPPDRRGRGTSVTRSPLAAFSLLSDRRFTALLVLMFAQQVVFFGFEATLGLFTLNRAGMLGQANALLFIWVGLLLVGVQARGIGKLARRYGARNLMLIALAALTIGLFVLAFTPQQAHPFYITRIAEREIASLAPTATESVIGTLQVPLPPESNRGIGAVVWLIVGVVPVALGAGLVRPAINTLITQRAGDARYGQSLGASAAMVSLANAAAPLLAGVLFQSIGATAPYLAGAAVMAVIVGAAAILIREPRTTV; from the coding sequence ATGACCGCCGAAACCCCGCGGCCCGGCCTGACGGTCGACCGTTGGCTGCCGATCTTTGCGCTGACGTTCGTCGACGTGCTCGGGCTGACGATCATCCTTCCGCTGCTGCATCTGTACGCGGCGGTATTCGGCGCGTCGCCGCTCGAAGTGCTGCTGACCGCGGCGGCGTTCCCGCTGGCGCAGTTGGTCGGTGTGCCGGTGATGGGCGCGCTCAGCGACCGCTTCGGCCGTAAACCGCTGCTGATCATCAGTCAGATCACGACGTGTATCAGCTTCGTCATGCTCGGTCTGGCGCAGTCGTTGACGATGGTGGTGATCTCGCGCGTGTTCGACGGCCTGTTCGGCGCCAATCTCGCCACCGCGCAGGCTGCGATGGCCGACATCACCGACGATTCGACACGCGCGCAAGGGCTCGGCGTGACCGGCGCGGCGTTCGGGTTCGGCTTCCTGCTTGGTCCGGCGATCGCCATCGCCTCGCTTGAAGCGGTCGACAGCCTCGCCCTGCCAGCCTTCATCGCCGCGGCGTATTCGTTCATCTCGATTCTGATCACCGTCTTCGCGTTCAAGGAAACGCTGCCACCGGACAGGCGCGGGCGGGGGACGTCGGTCACGCGTTCGCCGCTGGCCGCGTTCAGCTTGCTGAGCGACCGGCGCTTTACGGCGCTGCTTGTGCTGATGTTCGCGCAGCAGGTCGTGTTCTTCGGTTTCGAGGCGACGCTCGGGTTGTTCACGCTCAACCGCGCCGGCATGTTGGGGCAGGCCAACGCGCTGCTGTTCATTTGGGTCGGGTTGCTGCTGGTTGGCGTGCAGGCGCGCGGGATCGGCAAGCTGGCGCGCCGCTACGGCGCGCGTAACCTGATGTTGATCGCACTCGCTGCCCTCACGATCGGCCTGTTCGTGCTGGCATTCACACCGCAGCAGGCGCACCCGTTCTACATCACGCGAATCGCCGAGCGCGAGATCGCCTCGCTGGCGCCGACCGCAACCGAGTCCGTGATCGGGACGCTGCAAGTGCCCCTTCCACCCGAGTCCAACCGGGGCATCGGCGCCGTCGTGTGGCTGATCGTGGGAGTCGTCCCGGTCGCGCTCGGCGCAGGGCTGGTCCGCCCGGCGATCAACACGCTGATCACCCAACGCGCCGGCGACGCGCGCTACGGGCAGTCGCTTGGCGCATCGGCCGCCATGGTCAGCCTGGCGAACGCTGCCGCGCCACTGCTGGCCGGCGTGCTGTTTCAGTCCATCGGCGCGACGGCCCCCTACTTGGCCGGCGCCGCGGTGATGGCTGTGATCGTCGGCGCAGCGGCCATCCTCATCCGCGAACCGCGCACGACAGTCTAG
- a CDS encoding exonuclease domain-containing protein, whose translation MMTLLLDQLVIVDLEATCWRGPPPDGQRIEIIEIGVSALDLTSFEITARDSVLIKPATSEISAFCTELTHITPEMAAGGMGLAEGCAWLSERFCSAERMWGSWGSFDRKLFEAQCTADAVPYPFGTHHANLKRVYARLTKRKQGVGLRSALEHLALPFDGTHHRGGDDAYNTARIVQILCQTYGLAALFLTLPKKDRPVL comes from the coding sequence ATGATGACACTGCTCCTTGACCAACTGGTGATCGTCGATCTCGAAGCGACATGCTGGCGCGGCCCCCCGCCTGACGGACAACGTATCGAGATTATCGAGATCGGCGTTAGCGCGCTCGATCTCACGTCGTTTGAAATCACCGCGCGGGATTCGGTGCTGATCAAGCCAGCGACCAGCGAGATCAGTGCCTTCTGCACCGAACTCACACACATCACGCCGGAGATGGCTGCCGGTGGTATGGGTCTTGCCGAGGGATGCGCGTGGCTGAGCGAGCGGTTCTGCTCGGCTGAGCGCATGTGGGGCAGTTGGGGCAGCTTCGACCGTAAGCTGTTCGAGGCCCAGTGCACCGCCGACGCCGTGCCGTATCCGTTCGGCACGCATCACGCCAACCTCAAGCGCGTTTATGCGCGGTTGACCAAACGCAAGCAAGGAGTCGGCCTGCGCAGCGCGCTCGAACACCTTGCTCTGCCGTTCGACGGCACGCATCACCGCGGCGGTGACGACGCCTACAATACGGCGCGGATCGTGCAGATTCTGTGCCAGACCTACGGCCTCGCCGCGCTTTTCCTCACGTTGCCCAAGAAAGACCGCCCCGTTCTATGA
- a CDS encoding methyltransferase domain-containing protein, with the protein MRGIKPDTAALIKQLENSGVLHDARVRAAFKTVSRAYFLPDLDPDEVYADRAIIIKRDPTGAAISSSSQPTMMAQMLNQLMLKPGMNVLEIGTGSGYNAALMKALVGTEGHVTSLELDQDIAEQARENLARAGYGSVQVVTSDGASGYAPRAAYDRIICTATVWDVPQAWVRQLKPRGRLVTPIQVHAGQVSAAFDVLKDGSLYSSENLPCRFVLMRGTSAVPNFVRQVASSALVMWSLDADEIDGASLHLLLSADQEINFLSQPLTSEQIWSGVMPYTMLNAPDDIVLATYFISEGQQAYGMDAGGGYAVLSPASAAFVPYQGGGKCHTFAGSDAFLVAQDMLDRWHAIGEPGTEQLRVRLIPLGAPISDPPNHGCNFTRQDHALQVWLEPVGEETNHDILDD; encoded by the coding sequence GTGCGTGGTATTAAGCCGGATACGGCTGCCCTGATCAAACAGCTCGAGAACAGCGGCGTGCTGCACGATGCACGTGTTCGTGCTGCGTTCAAGACCGTGTCACGCGCATACTTCCTGCCCGACCTCGACCCGGACGAAGTGTATGCCGACCGGGCGATCATTATCAAGCGCGACCCGACCGGCGCGGCGATCAGCTCGTCCAGCCAGCCGACCATGATGGCGCAGATGCTCAATCAACTGATGCTGAAGCCCGGCATGAACGTGTTGGAGATTGGCACCGGGTCGGGCTACAACGCCGCCTTGATGAAGGCGCTTGTCGGGACCGAAGGACACGTTACATCGTTGGAGCTGGATCAAGACATCGCGGAGCAGGCGCGCGAGAACTTGGCCCGCGCAGGGTATGGCAGCGTGCAGGTGGTCACCAGCGACGGCGCATCGGGTTACGCGCCGCGTGCGGCCTACGATCGCATTATCTGTACGGCAACCGTGTGGGATGTCCCGCAGGCGTGGGTGCGCCAGCTTAAGCCACGCGGGAGGCTCGTCACGCCGATTCAGGTCCACGCCGGGCAGGTGTCGGCTGCGTTCGACGTGCTCAAAGACGGCTCGCTGTACAGCTCGGAAAACCTGCCGTGCCGCTTCGTGCTGATGCGCGGCACCTCCGCCGTGCCGAATTTCGTGCGACAGGTCGCCAGCAGCGCGCTGGTCATGTGGTCGCTGGACGCCGACGAGATCGACGGCGCGAGCTTGCATCTGCTGCTCAGCGCAGATCAGGAGATCAACTTCCTCAGCCAGCCGTTGACCAGCGAACAAATCTGGTCGGGCGTCATGCCGTACACCATGCTCAACGCCCCCGATGACATCGTTCTGGCGACCTACTTCATCAGTGAAGGGCAGCAGGCCTACGGCATGGATGCAGGCGGCGGATATGCCGTACTCAGCCCCGCCAGCGCCGCATTCGTCCCGTATCAAGGTGGCGGCAAGTGCCACACTTTCGCCGGGTCGGACGCGTTCTTGGTCGCGCAGGACATGCTCGACCGTTGGCATGCGATCGGCGAGCCGGGCACCGAACAGCTTCGCGTGCGCCTGATCCCGCTGGGCGCGCCGATATCGGATCCGCCAAATCACGGCTGCAACTTCACGCGCCAAGACCACGCGCTTCAAGTCTGGCTTGAACCTGTAGGCGAAGAGACCAACCACGACATCCTCGACGATTGA
- a CDS encoding ThiF family adenylyltransferase has translation MTAWDRVERLIGSDGLHRLAQAHVVVVGVGSGGGFVALSLAMSGVGRFTLVDMEDLEQPNVVRHVADARYLGVNKAQAVADLIAQRNPDAQVRVVAGDIADHADALDGADLMIVGVDGEGMKYHLNEMALARNLPAVYAGVYARGEGGDVCVIRPYDGPCYACWAAELREGLSAGPVEELDYGQIGEDGTLKAEPGLWIHVVRIAAAQADVALTLLLPGSRPPLPANTLVMANAALEIIEGQTTLPHGALWVNIARDPKCLVCGDRLQDVSEAPLSLEDLAAQAGDITIETAEADRRLRDE, from the coding sequence ATGACCGCGTGGGATCGCGTCGAGCGATTGATCGGCAGCGATGGCCTACATCGGCTTGCGCAAGCGCACGTCGTGGTCGTGGGGGTCGGGTCTGGCGGTGGATTCGTCGCGCTTAGCCTCGCCATGAGCGGTGTTGGCCGGTTCACGCTGGTCGACATGGAAGACCTTGAACAGCCGAACGTTGTGCGGCACGTGGCCGACGCGCGCTATCTTGGCGTCAACAAGGCGCAGGCGGTGGCGGACCTGATCGCGCAGCGCAACCCCGATGCGCAGGTGCGTGTCGTCGCTGGAGACATTGCCGACCACGCCGACGCGCTCGACGGCGCCGACCTGATGATTGTCGGTGTCGACGGCGAAGGGATGAAGTATCATCTAAACGAGATGGCGCTGGCGCGCAATCTGCCTGCCGTCTATGCCGGGGTCTACGCCCGCGGCGAGGGTGGCGACGTCTGCGTGATCCGCCCCTACGACGGCCCGTGTTATGCGTGTTGGGCCGCCGAACTGCGCGAAGGCCTGAGCGCCGGCCCGGTCGAAGAACTGGACTACGGCCAGATCGGCGAGGACGGCACGCTCAAGGCGGAGCCGGGGTTGTGGATCCATGTCGTGCGGATCGCTGCGGCGCAGGCCGATGTGGCGCTGACGCTGCTGCTTCCCGGGTCGCGGCCGCCGCTTCCGGCCAACACGCTGGTGATGGCAAACGCCGCGCTCGAGATTATCGAAGGACAGACCACCCTGCCGCACGGCGCGCTGTGGGTCAACATCGCGCGCGACCCGAAGTGTCTGGTGTGTGGCGACCGCTTGCAGGACGTGAGCGAAGCGCCGCTCAGCCTCGAGGATTTGGCCGCACAGGCAGGCGATATTACGATCGAAACGGCCGAGGCGGATCGCCGCCTGCGGGACGAATAG
- a CDS encoding coenzyme F420-0:L-glutamate ligase, translated as MTPTPLQIFPVRATVQTHRFDLISALEDALNASDLALADGDVLAVSSKYAAISEGRVVNLADVVVSEDAERVAAQYNMNPKMAQLVLENAEHVFGGIQLGFLLTHVHGIISPNAGLDRSNIPSGQVVLFPADPYGTAAWIRAQVRQHFGVDIGVILTDSWLVPGRWGTTGIALAMAGFRPVADERGKADLFGNPMQVTQRGVADSLCVAAQLVMGERDEATPFAVIRNSGVPIEEVALSAADVSIPWDMCIYVESLTVGALRLGLTNGLPALRPVV; from the coding sequence ATGACACCCACACCCCTGCAAATCTTCCCCGTACGCGCTACCGTGCAGACTCACCGTTTCGACCTGATCTCCGCCCTCGAGGACGCGCTTAATGCGTCCGATCTCGCGCTGGCCGATGGCGACGTGCTGGCCGTGTCCAGCAAATACGCCGCGATTTCCGAAGGCCGCGTCGTCAACCTTGCCGACGTTGTCGTTTCGGAAGACGCCGAGCGTGTGGCGGCCCAGTACAACATGAACCCCAAGATGGCGCAGCTCGTGTTGGAGAACGCCGAGCATGTGTTTGGTGGGATTCAGCTCGGGTTTCTGCTCACGCATGTGCACGGAATCATCTCGCCCAACGCCGGCCTCGACCGATCGAACATCCCCAGCGGGCAGGTCGTCCTGTTCCCGGCCGACCCGTACGGCACAGCCGCATGGATCAGGGCGCAGGTTCGCCAACACTTCGGCGTGGATATCGGTGTGATCCTCACCGACAGTTGGCTGGTGCCGGGGCGCTGGGGTACGACCGGCATTGCGCTGGCGATGGCGGGCTTCCGCCCAGTCGCAGACGAGCGCGGCAAGGCCGACCTGTTCGGTAACCCCATGCAAGTCACGCAGCGCGGCGTGGCGGATTCGCTGTGCGTTGCCGCGCAGCTGGTGATGGGCGAACGCGACGAAGCCACTCCTTTTGCCGTGATTCGCAACAGCGGCGTGCCGATCGAGGAGGTTGCGCTCTCCGCCGCGGACGTGTCGATCCCGTGGGACATGTGCATTTACGTCGAGTCGCTCACCGTCGGGGCGCTCCGGCTGGGCTTGACCAACGGTTTGCCTGCGCTTCGCCCGGTCGTCTAG
- the menA gene encoding 1,4-dihydroxy-2-naphthoate octaprenyltransferase, producing the protein MSAPAAPAPAAPVNKRQAWIRATRPRVFTAAYVPMGVAAAAAIRDGVFDVLLFALSLIGVMLLQTAANLVNEYYDFVRGSDDLKVDGQGMAIKKYGLTPREVGIGAVVSLVAGCLIGLFLLSQSGPLLWAIGIGGALVAVIYTAGPFPLAYNGLGEVAAGIFMGPLIVVGAYYVMARGQLAPDLVWISLPVALMVAAILHANNLRDMEADRAANKRTLAVLLGRPAARVEYVVLVGGAYVALAALIVFGAVPVTTALVALTLPEARALIRIFNTEDDPATLHPAQGRTARLHGRFGLLMVAGWLLWLLLDALI; encoded by the coding sequence ATGTCCGCACCTGCTGCGCCCGCCCCGGCCGCGCCGGTCAACAAACGTCAAGCGTGGATCCGCGCGACGCGCCCGCGCGTGTTCACCGCCGCCTATGTGCCGATGGGCGTGGCCGCCGCCGCCGCCATTCGCGACGGGGTATTCGACGTGCTGCTGTTCGCGCTCTCGCTGATCGGCGTGATGCTGCTGCAGACCGCCGCCAACCTCGTCAACGAGTACTACGACTTCGTCCGCGGCAGCGACGACCTCAAAGTCGACGGGCAGGGCATGGCGATCAAGAAGTACGGCCTTACCCCGCGCGAGGTCGGTATCGGGGCGGTGGTCTCGCTGGTCGCGGGCTGCCTGATCGGCCTGTTCCTGCTGTCGCAAAGCGGCCCGCTGCTGTGGGCGATCGGCATCGGCGGCGCGCTGGTCGCCGTGATCTACACTGCCGGCCCGTTCCCGCTGGCGTACAACGGCCTCGGCGAAGTGGCCGCCGGCATCTTCATGGGACCGCTGATCGTGGTCGGGGCGTATTACGTCATGGCGCGCGGTCAGCTAGCGCCCGATCTGGTGTGGATTTCGCTTCCGGTCGCGCTGATGGTAGCGGCAATTCTGCACGCCAACAACCTGCGCGACATGGAGGCCGACCGTGCCGCCAACAAGCGAACGCTGGCCGTGCTGTTGGGCCGGCCTGCCGCGCGGGTCGAGTACGTCGTGCTGGTCGGCGGTGCCTATGTGGCGCTGGCAGCTTTGATCGTGTTCGGCGCGGTGCCGGTCACCACCGCGCTGGTCGCCCTCACGCTGCCGGAGGCGCGCGCGCTGATCCGCATCTTCAACACGGAGGACGATCCGGCCACGCTGCACCCCGCGCAGGGCCGCACGGCGCGCTTGCACGGGCGTTTCGGCCTGCTGATGGTCGCCGGATGGCTGTTGTGGCTCCTGCTCGATGCGCTGATCTGA
- a CDS encoding HNH endonuclease yields the protein MTISQALRRQIRSQAGYCCEYCRVTEDNRLSTFQVDHIIPLKHGGTDDPSNLCLACLKCNSFKGSNVAGLDPATGDPTRLFDPRRQSWRDHFEIEPDGVINGLTPEGRTTVDVLRLNDLPSLVARRVLILTGEYPC from the coding sequence GTGACAATATCTCAAGCCCTGCGCAGGCAGATCCGATCGCAGGCGGGATACTGCTGTGAATACTGCCGTGTAACTGAAGACAATCGCCTATCAACGTTTCAAGTTGACCATATCATTCCCCTAAAACACGGTGGCACCGACGATCCGTCCAATCTCTGCCTTGCCTGTCTGAAGTGCAACAGTTTCAAGGGGTCAAATGTTGCGGGTCTTGACCCTGCGACCGGAGATCCGACGCGTCTGTTCGATCCACGCAGACAGAGTTGGCGCGATCACTTCGAAATCGAGCCTGACGGCGTGATCAACGGTTTGACTCCGGAAGGTAGGACAACCGTGGACGTGCTGCGTCTGAACGATTTGCCCAGTTTGGTGGCCCGTCGCGTATTGATTCTGACGGGAGAGTATCCATGTTGA
- a CDS encoding Gfo/Idh/MocA family oxidoreductase yields the protein MTDKIRWGILSTANIGRKRVVPAMQASAHGVVTAVASRNSDAAREYADELGIPTAYGSYEELLADPNVDAIYNPLPNSLHAEWSIKCAEAGKPTLCEKPLASDAAEAQTMVDAFAERGVLFAEAFMYRFHPQTVQVKQMLDDGAIGELLAVEAAFSFRIAREDNIRLSAELAGGALMDVGCYCVNVTRLMAGAEPITGHAVARFGAESGVDEVLAGVLKFESGVIGHFDCSLRGHHNHRYHLRGTNGKITVEEAFVVPDDGATFIRWWQAGPDGDTYREITVPPANSYTLMADDFALALIDGRPPRYAPQDGVENMRVVDMLLKSARA from the coding sequence ATGACCGACAAAATCCGTTGGGGCATTCTCAGCACCGCCAACATCGGGCGCAAGCGCGTCGTCCCGGCCATGCAGGCGAGTGCACACGGCGTCGTGACCGCCGTCGCCAGCCGCAACAGCGACGCGGCGCGCGAGTACGCCGACGAGCTTGGCATCCCGACCGCCTATGGCTCATACGAAGAGCTGCTCGCCGACCCGAACGTCGACGCGATTTACAACCCGCTGCCCAACAGCCTGCACGCCGAGTGGAGTATCAAGTGCGCCGAGGCCGGCAAGCCGACTTTGTGCGAAAAGCCGCTGGCGTCCGACGCCGCCGAAGCGCAGACGATGGTCGACGCCTTCGCCGAACGCGGTGTCCTGTTTGCCGAGGCGTTCATGTACCGTTTCCATCCGCAGACCGTGCAGGTCAAGCAGATGCTCGACGACGGGGCCATCGGCGAGCTGCTGGCGGTCGAGGCTGCGTTCAGCTTTCGTATCGCCCGTGAGGACAACATCCGCCTGAGCGCCGAGCTGGCCGGCGGCGCGCTGATGGACGTCGGCTGTTACTGCGTCAACGTCACGCGCTTGATGGCGGGGGCGGAGCCAATCACCGGGCATGCCGTCGCGCGCTTCGGCGCGGAATCGGGCGTGGACGAGGTGCTGGCCGGCGTACTCAAGTTCGAATCGGGCGTGATCGGGCACTTCGACTGTTCGCTGCGCGGGCATCACAATCACCGTTACCACCTGCGCGGCACCAACGGCAAGATCACGGTTGAAGAAGCGTTCGTCGTGCCAGACGACGGCGCGACGTTCATCCGCTGGTGGCAGGCCGGCCCCGATGGCGACACCTACCGCGAGATCACCGTACCGCCGGCTAATTCCTATACGCTGATGGCCGATGATTTCGCGCTCGCGCTGATCGACGGGCGTCCGCCGCGCTACGCCCCGCAGGACGGTGTCGAGAATATGCGCGTGGTCGACATGCTGCTCAAGTCCGCCCGCGCGTAA
- a CDS encoding site-specific DNA-methyltransferase yields MIVTSPPYFGHRVYSQEGDPDAHEFGREQSPIEYVEKLKNLFQHLYPALKNDGTLWLNLGDTYRNGQLLGIPWRVAFALQEVGWILRSEVIWHKPNAMPSSVATRPTVDHETIFLFSKSNQYYYDADSIREPP; encoded by the coding sequence ATGATTGTCACAAGTCCCCCGTATTTCGGGCACAGGGTCTACTCGCAGGAAGGAGATCCCGATGCTCATGAATTCGGACGTGAACAGTCCCCAATTGAGTATGTTGAGAAGCTGAAGAACCTCTTCCAACATCTATACCCCGCTCTCAAAAACGACGGTACCTTATGGCTAAATCTTGGAGATACCTATCGAAATGGTCAGCTTCTGGGAATACCGTGGCGGGTTGCATTTGCGCTGCAGGAAGTCGGATGGATTCTTCGAAGCGAAGTAATCTGGCATAAACCAAACGCGATGCCATCATCTGTGGCTACTAGACCAACTGTTGATCATGAAACGATCTTTCTTTTCTCAAAGAGCAATCAATACTACTATGATGCAGATTCAATCCGTGAACCACCGTAA
- a CDS encoding DinB family protein — protein sequence MNADAFRMLYDYHISENRRIWDACVVPLEQALFVQPAAYSIGSVRDQLVHLMNVDEVWFSQLRGVEPQDIEDAAVVDRDVIRRHWDEVEGRMREYLATLRDDMLLQKPWSEGEDKDLVLWQVLLHVANHGTDHRAQTLRLLHDLGVKTGPQDFVFYCYDHV from the coding sequence ATGAACGCCGACGCGTTTCGCATGCTGTACGACTACCACATCAGCGAGAACCGCAGGATTTGGGACGCCTGCGTCGTGCCGCTGGAGCAGGCGCTGTTCGTCCAGCCAGCCGCCTATTCGATCGGCTCGGTACGGGATCAGCTCGTGCATCTGATGAACGTTGACGAAGTCTGGTTCAGCCAGCTTCGGGGCGTGGAACCGCAGGACATTGAGGATGCGGCGGTGGTGGATCGAGACGTCATCCGCCGGCATTGGGATGAGGTCGAGGGGCGCATGCGCGAGTATTTGGCCACGTTGCGCGACGACATGCTGCTGCAAAAGCCGTGGTCGGAGGGCGAGGACAAAGACCTTGTGCTGTGGCAGGTGCTGCTGCATGTCGCCAACCACGGCACCGATCACCGCGCGCAGACGCTCAGACTGCTGCACGATCTGGGCGTCAAGACCGGCCCGCAGGACTTCGTGTTCTACTGCTACGATCACGTGTAG
- the hisS gene encoding histidine--tRNA ligase produces MSTNRIQPRLPKGMRDFMPADMIKRDYVFGVVRDVFHLYGFEPLSTPVLELRETLYGKYGEDAEKLIYNAQHPGGKEELSLRYDLTVPLARVVAMHEAEIMLPFKRYQLAPVYRGERPQKGRYREFYQCDVDIVGVADVSADAEVLGVVVSTLRRLGFPTFTVKINNRKLLSAMGHYSGVPDAQLGDLYRSVDKYDKIGADGVRDELIQRGIDAEAVARMMALLVDNHPSADKLALLEDAMGGVDSAAEGIRELRDLTAHLDDAGVPRQFVEIDFTMVRGLGYYTGPIFETVVTEPQIGSLSGGGRYDGLIGMFRKESLPTTGVSLGIERIIDVMDELGLYPAHIGGTVVQALVGVFSPDLRPAATALTAQLREAGIRAELMLQDRKVGQQFNYADKKGIPLVVLQGPDEAARGEVKVKRLRDGVEVTVASAVLADTVRDMLA; encoded by the coding sequence GTGAGTACGAATCGCATCCAACCCCGCCTGCCCAAAGGCATGCGCGACTTCATGCCCGCCGACATGATCAAACGGGACTACGTGTTTGGCGTCGTCCGCGATGTCTTCCACCTGTACGGCTTCGAGCCGCTCAGCACGCCGGTGCTCGAACTGCGCGAGACGCTGTACGGCAAGTACGGCGAAGACGCCGAGAAACTGATCTACAACGCCCAGCACCCCGGCGGTAAAGAGGAACTGTCGCTGCGCTACGACCTAACCGTGCCGCTGGCGCGCGTGGTTGCCATGCACGAAGCCGAGATCATGCTGCCGTTCAAGCGCTATCAGCTCGCGCCGGTGTACCGCGGCGAGCGCCCGCAGAAGGGCCGCTATCGCGAGTTCTACCAGTGCGACGTCGACATCGTGGGCGTCGCTGACGTCAGCGCCGACGCCGAAGTGCTGGGCGTAGTCGTCTCGACTCTGCGGCGGCTTGGCTTCCCGACCTTCACGGTCAAGATCAACAACCGCAAGTTGCTGAGCGCGATGGGGCATTACAGCGGTGTGCCGGACGCGCAGCTCGGCGACCTGTACCGCAGCGTGGACAAGTACGACAAGATCGGCGCCGATGGCGTGCGCGACGAGTTGATCCAGCGCGGGATCGACGCGGAGGCCGTTGCGCGCATGATGGCGCTGCTGGTCGACAATCACCCGAGCGCTGACAAGCTCGCCCTCCTCGAAGACGCCATGGGCGGCGTCGACTCGGCGGCGGAAGGCATTCGCGAACTGCGCGACCTGACCGCGCATCTGGACGACGCCGGCGTGCCCCGCCAGTTCGTCGAGATCGACTTCACGATGGTGCGCGGGTTGGGCTACTACACGGGCCCGATCTTCGAGACGGTCGTGACCGAGCCGCAGATCGGCAGCTTGAGCGGCGGCGGGCGCTATGACGGGCTGATCGGCATGTTCCGCAAGGAAAGCCTGCCGACGACCGGCGTCAGCCTCGGCATCGAGCGCATCATCGACGTGATGGACGAACTCGGCCTGTATCCGGCGCACATCGGCGGGACGGTCGTGCAGGCGCTGGTCGGCGTGTTCAGCCCGGATCTGCGCCCGGCGGCGACTGCGCTCACGGCTCAACTGCGCGAGGCAGGCATTCGTGCCGAGCTGATGCTGCAAGACCGCAAGGTCGGCCAGCAGTTCAACTATGCGGACAAGAAGGGCATCCCGCTGGTCGTGCTGCAAGGGCCGGACGAGGCGGCACGCGGCGAGGTCAAGGTCAAGCGCCTGCGCGACGGTGTGGAAGTCACAGTCGCATCGGCGGTCCTGGCGGACACCGTGCGCGACATGCTGGCGTAG
- a CDS encoding NUDIX hydrolase has protein sequence MPIPEYVRTMRARIGHDLLVMVGAAAVIRNDAGEVLLQLRRDNGRWGLPGGAVDPGEDPAAAVIREVLEETGLVVVPERIVGVYGGPELIFRYPNGDEIALTSITFACRVSGGALGIGDDESLDLRWFAPDALPDSVLPMHRERIHHAVTRDTPYFRVT, from the coding sequence ATGCCCATCCCCGAATACGTCCGTACGATGCGCGCTCGAATCGGCCATGACCTGCTGGTGATGGTCGGGGCGGCGGCGGTCATCCGCAACGACGCCGGCGAGGTGCTGCTACAGCTCCGGCGTGACAACGGGCGGTGGGGGCTGCCCGGCGGCGCGGTCGATCCCGGCGAAGACCCCGCGGCAGCTGTCATCCGCGAGGTGCTGGAGGAAACCGGCCTCGTCGTCGTGCCGGAGCGGATCGTCGGCGTGTACGGCGGACCGGAGCTGATCTTCCGCTATCCCAACGGCGACGAAATCGCCCTGACCAGCATCACGTTTGCGTGCCGGGTCAGCGGCGGCGCGCTCGGGATCGGCGACGACGAGTCGCTCGATCTGCGCTGGTTCGCGCCCGACGCGCTGCCGGACTCGGTACTGCCCATGCACCGCGAGCGCATCCATCACGCCGTCACGCGCGACACGCCTTATTTCCGAGTAACGTGA